In Halomarina salina, one DNA window encodes the following:
- a CDS encoding small ribosomal subunit Rsm22 family protein produces MNADQRQAVLDNARYLRQVRPIDPEEIHEYVEGTPHPAVVRQTLREAAFDLGLRERDDGTFVPASDDPVDVRLDRVEAFPEEYAARLEDVLVERYGLDWAEGDSGDRLRATIRRVKEEYYRQHPVEYDAETALAYALYHLPDYYAVAQYAFGALADDGLVPNTLRVLDVGAGVGGPALGLLDLLPEDALVDYHAVEPSAAADVFEDLVEDDRNRRVALHRETAEAFDPSAAVGTDDADDGGPFDLVVFSNVLSELDDPTAVARRYADAVADDGTLVCLAPADRNTAIGLREVERDLEREGSASGATLTVYAPEVRLWSWRTPEDEGWSFDVRPDLAVPDVQRRLDEATPEHDEAHAPGEFVNVDVQFAYSLLRRDGSERVDFSPDPDRYAPLAASESHVTDRIDCVAFKLSANLSEGNPLYRVGDGSQAVDHYAVSTRESALNRDLREAPYGGLLAFENVLLLWNDDEDAYNLVVDAETVVDRLG; encoded by the coding sequence ATGAACGCCGACCAGCGGCAGGCGGTGCTGGACAACGCGCGGTACCTCCGGCAGGTTCGCCCCATCGACCCCGAGGAGATACACGAGTACGTCGAGGGAACGCCCCACCCGGCGGTCGTCCGACAGACGCTCCGGGAGGCGGCGTTCGACCTCGGCCTGCGCGAACGCGACGACGGGACGTTCGTCCCGGCCAGCGACGACCCGGTGGACGTGCGCCTCGACCGCGTCGAGGCGTTCCCCGAGGAGTACGCGGCGCGACTGGAGGACGTACTGGTCGAGCGCTACGGCCTCGACTGGGCCGAGGGCGACTCCGGCGACCGGCTGCGAGCCACCATCCGGCGCGTCAAGGAGGAGTACTACCGTCAGCACCCCGTCGAGTACGACGCCGAGACGGCGCTGGCGTACGCGCTCTACCACCTGCCCGACTACTACGCCGTCGCACAGTACGCGTTCGGTGCTCTCGCCGACGACGGACTGGTGCCGAACACGCTCCGGGTGCTGGACGTCGGCGCGGGCGTCGGCGGTCCCGCCCTGGGACTGCTCGACCTGCTACCCGAGGACGCACTGGTCGACTACCACGCCGTCGAACCGAGTGCCGCCGCGGACGTGTTCGAGGACCTGGTCGAAGACGACCGGAATCGACGCGTTGCCCTCCACCGGGAGACGGCCGAGGCGTTCGACCCGAGTGCCGCGGTCGGTACCGACGACGCGGACGACGGCGGTCCGTTCGACCTCGTCGTGTTCTCGAACGTGCTGTCGGAACTCGACGACCCGACCGCGGTCGCCCGGCGGTACGCCGACGCGGTGGCCGACGACGGGACGCTCGTCTGCCTCGCGCCGGCCGACCGGAACACCGCCATCGGGCTCCGCGAGGTGGAACGCGACCTCGAACGCGAGGGAAGCGCGTCGGGAGCGACCCTCACCGTCTACGCGCCCGAGGTGCGCCTCTGGTCGTGGCGCACGCCGGAGGACGAGGGCTGGTCGTTCGACGTGCGCCCGGACCTCGCCGTCCCCGACGTCCAGCGCCGCCTCGACGAGGCGACGCCGGAACACGACGAGGCGCACGCCCCCGGCGAGTTCGTCAACGTCGACGTGCAGTTCGCGTACTCACTGCTCCGTCGGGACGGCAGCGAGCGCGTCGACTTCTCGCCCGACCCGGACCGGTACGCGCCGCTGGCGGCCAGCGAGAGCCACGTCACCGACCGCATCGACTGCGTGGCGTTCAAACTCTCGGCGAACCTCTCCGAGGGCAACCCGCTGTACCGCGTCGGCGACGGGAGTCAGGCGGTCGACCACTACGCCGTCAGTACGCGCGAGTCGGCGCTGAACCGCGACCTCCGGGAGGCACCGTACGGCGGACTACTGGCGTTCGAGAACGTCCTCCTCCTCTGGAACGACGACGAGGACGCCTACAACCTCGTCGTGGACGCCGAGACGGTCGTCGACCGCCTCGGCTGA
- a CDS encoding helix-turn-helix domain-containing protein — protein MLVEFTVQQPTLLQTLREVPSSRIIWEQKDTTENDEELLLFWAESDDFDAFESALYDDPTVTAPRRLTEFSDRRLYQVEHVGEGRAQSVYSSMVEVGGIVQQATATREGWRVQALFPDNDALTHFHDACSEYDLGFTLRRKYEEADDHHESDSYGLTEKQRKMLRHAVDEGYYEVPRATDLDTLAEDLDISHQAASERLRRAVDLLVRHSIAPEDESTEAVTAPQRAE, from the coding sequence ATGCTGGTCGAGTTCACAGTCCAACAGCCGACGCTGCTGCAGACACTCCGGGAGGTGCCGTCGAGTCGAATCATCTGGGAGCAGAAGGACACGACGGAGAACGACGAGGAGCTACTGCTGTTCTGGGCCGAGTCGGACGACTTCGACGCGTTCGAGTCCGCGCTGTACGACGACCCGACGGTGACCGCGCCGCGTCGTCTCACCGAGTTCAGCGACCGCCGACTGTATCAGGTCGAACACGTCGGAGAGGGCCGAGCACAGAGCGTCTACTCGTCGATGGTCGAGGTCGGCGGTATCGTCCAGCAGGCGACGGCGACGCGCGAGGGCTGGCGGGTTCAGGCGCTGTTCCCGGACAACGACGCGCTGACCCACTTCCACGACGCGTGTTCGGAGTACGACCTCGGCTTCACCCTCCGACGGAAGTACGAGGAGGCCGACGACCACCACGAGTCCGACAGCTACGGCCTGACCGAGAAACAGCGGAAGATGCTCCGTCACGCCGTCGACGAGGGGTACTACGAGGTACCGCGAGCGACCGACCTCGACACCCTCGCCGAGGACCTCGACATCTCCCACCAGGCGGCCTCGGAACGCCTGCGACGGGCGGTCGACCTCCTCGTCCGCCACTCTATCGCGCCCGAGGACGAGTCGACCGAAGCGGTGACCGCGCCTCAACGAGCGGAGTAA
- a CDS encoding SDR family NAD(P)-dependent oxidoreductase encodes MKRAIVVGASSGIGEALAERLAESGYEVGLAARRVERLEAIGEALPTKAYVAEMDVTDTEQARERFDALVDAMGGVDLVVLSAGTGRPNRDLDWSVESETVAVNAHGFAALATAAMATFDEQGHGTLVGISSVAALFGGGASPAYNASKAFVSNYCDGLRTWAANRDLDVDVVDVKPGFVDTEMAFGDFWMASPETAARQIHRAAERGRRHAYVTRRWRLVGWFLRALPHRVQERLLG; translated from the coding sequence GTGAAGCGAGCAATCGTCGTCGGCGCGTCGTCCGGCATCGGGGAGGCGCTGGCGGAACGACTGGCCGAGAGCGGGTACGAGGTCGGACTGGCCGCCCGGCGCGTCGAGCGTCTGGAAGCCATCGGCGAGGCGCTGCCGACGAAGGCCTACGTCGCGGAGATGGACGTCACCGACACCGAGCAGGCACGCGAGCGGTTCGACGCGCTGGTCGACGCGATGGGTGGCGTGGACCTCGTCGTCCTCTCGGCGGGGACGGGGCGACCGAACCGGGACCTCGACTGGAGCGTCGAGAGCGAGACGGTCGCGGTGAACGCCCACGGGTTCGCCGCGCTCGCGACCGCAGCGATGGCGACGTTCGACGAACAGGGACACGGGACGCTCGTCGGTATCTCGTCGGTGGCGGCGCTGTTCGGCGGCGGGGCGTCGCCGGCCTACAACGCGTCGAAGGCGTTCGTCTCGAACTACTGCGACGGCCTGCGGACGTGGGCGGCGAACCGGGACCTCGACGTGGACGTCGTCGACGTGAAACCCGGCTTCGTCGACACGGAGATGGCGTTCGGCGACTTCTGGATGGCCTCGCCGGAGACGGCGGCGCGGCAGATACACCGCGCGGCGGAGCGCGGCCGACGACACGCGTACGTCACGCGACGCTGGCGACTCGTCGGCTGGTTCCTCAGGGCGTTGCCCCACCGGGTACAGGAACGACTCCTCGGGTGA
- the surE gene encoding 5'/3'-nucleotidase SurE, whose product MNVLLTNDDGIDEAGLRALYDALSDVASVTAVAPADDQSAVGRTLSTRVDVRDHELGYAVEGTPADCVVVGLQSLVPDVDLVVSGCNRGANLGQYTLGRSGTVSAAVEAAFFDVPAIAVSMYVPTDEVDFRTYDPDPAVYGEAARATRFLVEETARDGVFGIADYLNVNAPIADEDASEMVVTEPSTYYDMDAERDGDVVHLYDRIWERMGDGSLPDPEGTDRRAILDGKVSVSPLTAPHTVTHHETLVGLAEEY is encoded by the coding sequence ATGAACGTCCTCCTCACGAACGACGACGGTATCGACGAGGCCGGACTGCGGGCGCTGTACGACGCGCTCTCCGACGTCGCGTCGGTGACGGCGGTCGCACCGGCCGACGACCAGAGCGCGGTCGGACGGACGCTCTCGACGCGGGTGGACGTGCGGGACCACGAACTCGGCTACGCCGTCGAGGGGACGCCCGCCGACTGCGTCGTCGTCGGCCTCCAGTCGCTCGTCCCCGACGTCGACCTCGTCGTCTCGGGGTGCAACCGGGGGGCGAACCTCGGCCAGTACACGCTCGGTCGCTCGGGGACCGTCAGCGCGGCCGTCGAAGCCGCGTTCTTCGACGTGCCCGCCATCGCCGTCTCGATGTACGTCCCGACCGACGAGGTGGACTTCCGGACCTACGACCCGGACCCGGCGGTGTACGGCGAGGCGGCCCGCGCCACCCGGTTCCTCGTCGAGGAGACGGCCAGAGACGGTGTGTTCGGCATCGCCGACTACCTCAACGTGAACGCGCCCATCGCCGACGAGGACGCCAGCGAGATGGTCGTCACCGAACCGTCGACGTACTACGACATGGACGCCGAACGCGACGGCGACGTGGTCCACCTCTACGACCGCATCTGGGAACGGATGGGCGACGGCTCGCTCCCGGACCCCGAGGGAACCGACCGCCGCGCGATACTCGACGGGAAGGTGAGCGTCTCGCCGCTGACGGCCCCGCACACCGTCACCCACCACGAGACGCTCGTCGGACTCGCCGAGGAGTACTGA
- a CDS encoding carbonic anhydrase, with protein sequence MNETLRSLLDGNADHAREFDSRFDDVQDGQQPAAVTVCCSDSRVLQDHVWGNDEPGSVFTCANIGNRVMQRTDDGDVVSGDLLYPVAHTGTETVVVVGHTGCGAVTATFDDLTDGLDEPAGITHCLDILRPRLEPGVEALPEGIEREDAINHLVEYNVDRQVEFLVESEEIPADVGVVGVVYDFQDVYSGRRGEVHVVNVNGETDVEQLRAAYPDIDSRIERRWEY encoded by the coding sequence ATGAACGAGACACTGCGTTCGTTGCTAGATGGAAACGCCGACCACGCACGGGAGTTCGACTCACGGTTCGACGACGTGCAGGACGGGCAGCAGCCGGCCGCCGTCACCGTCTGCTGTTCGGACTCGCGCGTCCTGCAGGACCACGTCTGGGGGAACGACGAACCGGGGTCCGTCTTCACCTGTGCCAACATCGGCAACCGCGTGATGCAGCGGACCGACGACGGCGACGTGGTCTCGGGTGACCTGCTCTACCCGGTCGCACACACCGGGACGGAGACGGTCGTCGTCGTCGGTCACACGGGCTGTGGGGCCGTCACCGCGACGTTCGACGACCTGACCGACGGTCTCGACGAGCCGGCGGGCATCACCCACTGTCTCGACATCCTCCGTCCCCGCCTGGAACCTGGTGTCGAGGCCCTCCCCGAGGGAATCGAGCGCGAGGACGCCATCAACCACCTCGTCGAGTACAACGTCGACCGGCAGGTCGAGTTCCTCGTCGAGAGCGAGGAGATACCGGCCGACGTCGGTGTCGTGGGCGTCGTCTACGACTTCCAGGACGTCTACTCGGGGCGTCGCGGCGAGGTCCACGTCGTCAACGTGAACGGCGAGACGGACGTCGAGCAGCTCCGAGCGGCGTACCCGGACATCGACTCCCGTATCGAACGGCGCTGGGAGTACTGA
- a CDS encoding (R)-mandelonitrile lyase, giving the protein MDITNGCSQPAQEGPEEYFTGSTRIDPLFDPRDEARAAGASVTFEPGARTAWHTHPLGQRLIITDGCGLVQRDGGPIAQVRAGDVVWFPPGEKHWHGATPETAMTHIAIQEEQDGEVVTWLEHVSDEEYAPPE; this is encoded by the coding sequence ATGGATATCACAAACGGCTGTTCGCAGCCCGCTCAGGAAGGGCCGGAGGAGTACTTCACGGGTTCGACCCGAATCGACCCGCTGTTCGACCCGCGCGACGAGGCTCGTGCGGCCGGGGCGAGCGTGACGTTCGAACCGGGGGCTCGTACCGCGTGGCACACGCACCCGCTCGGTCAGAGACTGATCATCACCGATGGCTGTGGTCTCGTCCAGCGCGACGGTGGCCCGATAGCGCAGGTTCGGGCGGGTGACGTCGTCTGGTTCCCACCGGGGGAGAAGCACTGGCACGGCGCGACCCCCGAGACGGCGATGACGCACATCGCCATTCAGGAAGAGCAGGACGGCGAGGTCGTGACGTGGCTGGAGCACGTCAGCGACGAAGAGTACGCGCCTCCCGAGTAG
- a CDS encoding SDR family oxidoreductase yields MTAELGSELDEQVAIVTGASSGIGEATARSLAARGASVVLAARREDELEELASSIEDDGGDALVVPTDVTDDGDIDDLVQATTDEYGRIDVLVNNAGLMPLAHIAEADRETLQDTIDVNLRGLITLTHAVVPTMLEQESGHVVNLSSVVGRFLQANSAHYNAAKAGVKMFGDSLRLDVAEEGIRVATIEPGAVDTELLDHIPDEEIQEGVKEYVGSMDALAPEDIARTITFVVTQPQRVDINEVLIRPLDQVQP; encoded by the coding sequence ATGACAGCAGAACTCGGTTCCGAACTCGACGAGCAGGTCGCGATAGTCACGGGAGCGTCGTCCGGTATCGGTGAGGCGACGGCCCGGTCGCTCGCGGCTCGGGGTGCGAGCGTCGTGCTCGCCGCGCGGCGCGAAGACGAACTCGAAGAGCTCGCGTCGAGTATCGAAGACGACGGTGGCGATGCCCTCGTCGTTCCGACGGACGTCACGGACGACGGGGACATCGACGACCTGGTGCAGGCGACGACCGACGAGTACGGGCGCATCGACGTCCTCGTCAACAACGCGGGGCTCATGCCCCTCGCGCACATCGCGGAGGCCGACCGCGAGACCCTGCAGGACACCATCGACGTCAACCTCCGCGGACTGATCACGCTCACCCACGCCGTCGTCCCGACGATGCTGGAGCAGGAGAGCGGGCACGTCGTCAACCTCTCGTCGGTCGTCGGACGGTTCCTCCAGGCCAACAGCGCCCACTACAACGCGGCGAAGGCCGGCGTGAAGATGTTCGGTGACTCGCTCCGCCTCGACGTCGCCGAGGAGGGCATCCGCGTCGCGACCATCGAACCGGGCGCGGTCGACACCGAACTGCTCGACCACATCCCCGACGAGGAGATTCAGGAGGGCGTCAAGGAGTACGTCGGGTCGATGGACGCGCTCGCGCCCGAGGACATCGCCCGAACCATCACCTTCGTCGTGACCCAGCCACAGCGCGTCGACATCAACGAGGTGCTGATTCGGCCGCTCGACCAGGTCCAGCCGTAG
- a CDS encoding helix-turn-helix domain-containing protein yields MTVTTEFLISSPSLPLVRLAESLPSNQVESVHGLCLERDSRVFVIYVDPSDDLTEAELSAFDEVVDVTPLGRASGREVYQLTVELEDVVSEAFAPERFTAAQMEPTVVTPEGWYEKKLFESFDAFRGLTDRCAQYDISVELISIAQSGPSSDDSARFGLTDRQHEALTLALSRGYFESPRQVTTEELAQEMDISQPSMSNLIRRAERQLLTSALDSQAHLNTLSG; encoded by the coding sequence ATGACGGTCACGACCGAGTTTCTCATCAGTTCGCCGTCTCTCCCCCTCGTTCGTCTCGCGGAGTCGCTCCCGTCGAATCAGGTCGAATCGGTCCACGGCCTCTGTCTCGAACGCGACTCGCGAGTGTTCGTCATCTACGTCGACCCGTCCGACGACCTCACCGAAGCGGAGCTCTCGGCGTTCGACGAAGTCGTCGACGTGACCCCGCTTGGACGGGCCAGCGGCAGGGAGGTCTACCAGCTCACCGTCGAACTCGAGGACGTCGTCTCGGAGGCGTTCGCACCCGAACGGTTCACCGCCGCCCAGATGGAGCCGACCGTCGTCACCCCGGAGGGCTGGTACGAGAAGAAGCTCTTCGAGAGCTTCGACGCGTTCAGAGGACTCACCGACCGCTGTGCGCAGTACGACATCTCGGTGGAACTCATCTCCATCGCGCAGAGCGGACCGTCGTCGGACGACTCCGCGCGGTTCGGCCTGACCGACCGCCAACACGAAGCGCTGACCCTCGCGCTCTCGCGGGGGTACTTCGAGAGTCCGCGGCAGGTCACCACCGAGGAGCTGGCTCAGGAGATGGACATCTCCCAGCCCTCGATGTCGAACCTCATCCGCCGAGCGGAGCGACAGCTCCTCACGTCCGCGCTCGACTCGCAGGCGCACTTAAACACGCTATCAGGATAG
- a CDS encoding LysE family translocator has product MDILIQGIVLGLSIAAPVGPIGVLCIQRTLSKGRLSGLVSGLGAASADAVYGSIAGFGITVLSSLLLDYRTGIRIGGGVLLLALGVRSFRAEPAATAVATSDVQGLGRDYGSTFLLTLANPVTIVAFVGIFTGLGIGVSGDYSDAAVLVGGVFLGSALWWLALSVGVNRFRSRFTRSVTRRVHRLAGAVVAGFGLLAIWGAL; this is encoded by the coding sequence ATCGACATCCTGATTCAGGGTATCGTTCTGGGACTCTCGATCGCGGCCCCCGTCGGTCCGATCGGAGTCCTGTGCATCCAGCGAACGCTTTCTAAGGGGCGGCTCTCGGGGTTGGTCAGTGGACTCGGAGCCGCGTCCGCTGACGCCGTGTACGGGTCGATCGCGGGGTTCGGAATCACGGTGCTGTCGTCGCTCCTGCTCGACTACCGGACCGGTATTCGCATCGGGGGCGGAGTCCTCCTGTTGGCTCTCGGCGTCCGCTCGTTCCGCGCCGAGCCAGCAGCGACTGCGGTCGCCACCTCGGACGTGCAGGGGCTCGGCAGAGACTACGGTTCGACGTTCCTCTTGACGCTGGCCAACCCGGTGACCATCGTCGCCTTCGTCGGCATCTTCACGGGATTGGGGATCGGCGTGTCGGGGGACTACTCCGACGCCGCCGTGCTGGTCGGCGGTGTCTTCCTCGGCTCGGCGCTCTGGTGGCTTGCCCTGAGCGTCGGTGTGAACCGCTTTCGTTCGCGGTTCACACGCTCGGTCACGCGTCGAGTGCACCGACTGGCAGGTGCGGTCGTCGCCGGGTTCGGGCTCCTCGCTATCTGGGGCGCTCTCTGA
- a CDS encoding antitoxin VapB family protein encodes MSTSIRVSDETKEKLARLKRGDESWDEFLDRLANEESGMTAGAWNGTDKAEKAREAIERSRESYEQ; translated from the coding sequence ATGAGCACGTCAATCCGGGTCTCCGATGAGACGAAAGAGAAGTTGGCGAGGCTGAAGCGTGGAGACGAGAGTTGGGACGAGTTCCTCGACCGGTTGGCGAACGAGGAGTCGGGGATGACAGCAGGGGCGTGGAACGGGACTGACAAAGCCGAGAAGGCGCGTGAGGCAATCGAACGGTCCCGTGAGAGCTACGAGCAGTGA
- a CDS encoding type II toxin-antitoxin system VapC family toxin, whose translation MTFLDSSVIIDYLDGVEEVVEFVDDQSQLATSSICVYEVLAGEVFSAGETDLVEARGHFGRVAALAFSEDVAFEAARMQNRLLESGDPMSPRDLMVAATARSEGKELVVSDGDFHTEGLRELLSVRRFGPY comes from the coding sequence GTGACGTTCCTCGATTCGTCGGTCATCATCGACTATCTCGACGGAGTCGAAGAAGTCGTCGAGTTCGTCGACGACCAATCGCAGTTGGCCACCTCCAGCATCTGTGTCTACGAAGTGCTCGCTGGCGAAGTGTTCTCGGCAGGTGAGACCGACCTCGTCGAGGCGCGTGGGCACTTCGGGCGAGTCGCAGCCCTTGCCTTCTCCGAGGACGTCGCGTTCGAAGCCGCCCGGATGCAGAACCGGTTGCTCGAATCCGGTGACCCGATGTCGCCGCGTGACCTCATGGTCGCGGCGACGGCTCGGTCCGAAGGGAAGGAACTGGTCGTCTCCGACGGCGACTTCCATACGGAGGGTCTTCGTGAACTGCTCTCTGTCCGACGGTTCGGTCCGTACTGA
- a CDS encoding chorismate mutase → MTEHTPDTDSTVVSTDEMDLDELREEIRSIDREIVELIAQRTYVADSIARVKTERGLATTDESQEEAVMARAGENAERFDVDANMVKAIFRLLIELNKIEQRNER, encoded by the coding sequence ATGACCGAGCACACACCCGACACCGACAGCACAGTCGTATCGACCGACGAGATGGACCTCGACGAACTTCGCGAGGAGATACGGAGCATCGACCGCGAGATCGTCGAACTCATCGCACAGCGAACCTACGTCGCGGACTCCATCGCGCGGGTGAAGACCGAGCGTGGCCTCGCGACGACCGACGAGAGTCAGGAAGAGGCCGTGATGGCCCGTGCCGGTGAGAACGCCGAGCGGTTCGACGTCGACGCGAACATGGTGAAGGCCATCTTCCGACTGCTCATCGAACTGAACAAGATAGAGCAGCGGAACGAGCGGTAG
- a CDS encoding shikimate kinase, with amino-acid sequence MRTGRASAPAAGTVLNALATGTGSAFAIDAHTTATVEFEATPTDHDERRVTGEIADAPDADTRLIERCVELAAEVAGEPIPAGGASVGTESEIPMAAGLKSSSAAANATVLATFDALGVAIEDGPDPTVPTEGTDDEDEATPDSVSRVDACLLGVAAARDVGVTVTGAFDDASASMLGGLTVTDNDEDTVLHRATPDWEVVVWTPPERAFSADADVERCRAVAPMADLVADLALDGQYGRAMTVNGLAFCAALDFPTDPIVSAMTEVTGVSLSGTGPSFVAVGEERGVETVRERWDALDGETWRTTTTTDGGRLG; translated from the coding sequence ATGCGGACCGGACGAGCGAGCGCCCCTGCAGCGGGCACCGTGTTGAACGCACTCGCCACGGGCACCGGGTCGGCGTTCGCCATCGACGCGCACACGACCGCCACCGTCGAGTTCGAGGCGACGCCGACGGACCACGACGAGCGACGCGTCACGGGCGAGATAGCGGACGCGCCCGACGCCGACACGCGCCTGATAGAGCGGTGCGTCGAACTGGCGGCCGAGGTGGCGGGCGAACCGATTCCCGCGGGCGGCGCGAGCGTCGGGACCGAGAGCGAGATACCGATGGCCGCGGGGCTGAAGAGTTCGAGCGCGGCCGCCAACGCGACGGTTCTGGCGACGTTCGACGCACTCGGCGTGGCCATCGAGGACGGCCCGGACCCGACGGTCCCCACCGAGGGGACCGACGACGAGGACGAGGCGACGCCCGACTCCGTCTCCCGCGTGGACGCGTGTCTGCTGGGCGTTGCGGCCGCGCGCGACGTCGGCGTCACCGTCACCGGCGCGTTCGACGACGCCAGCGCGTCGATGCTCGGCGGCCTCACCGTGACGGACAACGACGAGGACACGGTGCTCCACCGCGCCACCCCGGACTGGGAAGTGGTCGTCTGGACGCCGCCGGAGCGGGCGTTCTCCGCCGACGCCGACGTGGAGCGCTGTCGGGCCGTCGCCCCGATGGCCGACCTCGTCGCGGACCTGGCGCTCGACGGGCAGTACGGTCGGGCGATGACGGTCAACGGCCTCGCGTTCTGCGCGGCGCTCGACTTCCCGACCGACCCCATCGTCTCGGCGATGACCGAGGTGACGGGGGTCTCGCTGTCGGGGACCGGCCCGAGTTTCGTCGCCGTCGGCGAGGAGCGGGGCGTCGAGACCGTCCGGGAGCGGTGGGACGCACTGGACGGCGAGACGTGGCGGACGACGACGACCACCGACGGAGGGAGACTGGGATGA
- a CDS encoding DUF5796 family protein, protein MSLRNDIAPDSLPVSLQAEGVEVEYADGRSVFYHGVPEKSAEPVTTPPGKDVHVLVTDPTQTEGVIVYVNDRKTSDEILEDSGVGRVILDAGEETTVFPGVDVSVDSYRVTVDGDPEAARGRVFVFAEDGLGEQSWELVAEE, encoded by the coding sequence ATGAGCCTCCGGAACGACATCGCCCCGGACAGTCTCCCCGTCTCCCTGCAGGCCGAGGGCGTCGAGGTGGAGTACGCCGACGGCCGGTCGGTGTTCTACCACGGCGTCCCCGAGAAGTCCGCAGAACCGGTGACGACGCCGCCGGGCAAGGACGTCCACGTCCTGGTCACCGACCCGACCCAGACCGAGGGCGTCATCGTCTACGTCAACGACCGCAAGACCTCCGACGAGATACTGGAGGACTCCGGCGTCGGCCGGGTCATCCTCGACGCGGGCGAGGAGACGACGGTGTTCCCCGGCGTCGACGTCAGCGTCGACTCGTATCGCGTCACCGTCGACGGCGACCCGGAGGCGGCCCGCGGACGGGTCTTCGTCTTCGCCGAGGACGGACTCGGCGAGCAGTCCTGGGAACTCGTCGCCGAGGAGTGA
- a CDS encoding ion transporter codes for MRRVGPEVDAYRRLRRRTYELLTPDYGPVSRWVDRVVSALIVLNVVALGASTVDSLALAYAPVFSLVDRVTVVAFTVEYLARVWSCVEAPTYDRPVVDRVRFASRPFLLLDLLAIAPSYLVVVVEDATLVRAARLLRMARLLKMARYARSIRLLWVVVGRKRRDLLVSLSAAWVTLVLSSTVMYVLERGAQPETFSSIPATLWWGVVTLTTVGYGDVYPVTTLGRVFGGAVAVVGVGLVALPAGIIGEGLIEATNERGREGSEDGRAGRCEAGTPPQRCSRCGALVDVECAD; via the coding sequence ATGCGCCGTGTCGGCCCCGAGGTGGACGCGTATCGCCGCCTCCGTCGCCGCACCTACGAACTGCTCACCCCGGACTACGGCCCGGTCAGCCGCTGGGTCGACCGGGTCGTCTCGGCGCTCATCGTGCTGAACGTCGTCGCCCTCGGCGCGTCGACGGTCGACTCGCTGGCACTCGCGTACGCGCCCGTCTTCTCCCTCGTGGACCGCGTCACCGTCGTCGCCTTCACCGTCGAGTACCTCGCGCGGGTCTGGTCGTGCGTGGAGGCACCGACGTACGACCGTCCCGTCGTCGACCGGGTACGGTTCGCGTCCCGGCCGTTTCTCCTCCTCGACCTGCTGGCAATCGCACCGTCGTACCTCGTCGTGGTCGTCGAGGACGCGACGCTGGTCCGGGCGGCCCGACTGCTCCGGATGGCGCGACTGCTGAAGATGGCGCGGTACGCTCGCTCCATCCGACTCCTCTGGGTGGTCGTGGGGCGCAAGCGTCGCGACCTGCTCGTCTCGCTGTCGGCCGCGTGGGTGACGCTCGTGCTCTCCTCGACGGTGATGTACGTCCTCGAACGCGGTGCCCAGCCCGAGACGTTCTCGTCGATTCCGGCGACGCTCTGGTGGGGCGTCGTCACGCTCACCACCGTCGGCTACGGCGACGTCTACCCCGTGACGACGCTCGGGCGGGTGTTCGGCGGGGCCGTCGCCGTCGTCGGCGTCGGACTGGTCGCCCTCCCGGCGGGCATCATCGGCGAGGGTCTCATCGAGGCGACGAACGAGCGAGGGCGGGAGGGGAGCGAGGATGGTCGAGCGGGGCGATGCGAAGCAGGGACCCCGCCGCAGCGCTGTTCGCGGTGTGGCGCGCTCGTCGACGTCGAGTGCGCCGACTGA
- a CDS encoding DUF7128 family protein translates to MVKAEERDDMTWYSCEGCGLMFDVEDDAKRHEERCDAKEPTYLQ, encoded by the coding sequence ATGGTGAAAGCGGAGGAACGGGACGATATGACGTGGTACAGCTGTGAGGGCTGTGGGCTCATGTTCGACGTCGAGGACGACGCGAAGCGCCACGAGGAGCGCTGCGACGCGAAGGAGCCGACCTACCTGCAGTGA